The following are encoded together in the Pithys albifrons albifrons isolate INPA30051 chromosome 5, PitAlb_v1, whole genome shotgun sequence genome:
- the CLDN23 gene encoding claudin-23 — MRTPTAMIVGLVLCPCGLLLTLTGTLAPNWRQLSLVPNQPVDLVWEQGIWDICRERQSTHDRLCGQADELGYFEQVPVRVAQGLMPSSLVLTLLGLVVATLGVRCWQEEPRHLLAGVAGLVLLLSGLMSLVPASWYTHELWALPATPGSTLVVGYSLVLSYLGSCLEILGGLALALSFHHCCKEHRTPKLSPSSVLEPGPCSTIGAYSNPWDVLKDEQDGQHWRNTPPCDSDL; from the coding sequence ATGCGGACGCCGACGGCGATGATTGTGGGActggtgctgtgcccctgcGGGCTCCTACTGACGCTCACGGGCACGCTGGCACCTAACTGGAGGCAGCTGAGTCTCGTACCTAACCAGCCCGTGGACCTCGTCTGGGAGCAGGGCATCTGGGACATATGCAGGGAGCGGCAGAGCACCCATGACCGCCTCTGCGGGCAGGCGGATGAGCTGGGCTACTTTGAGCAGGTACCCGTGCGGGTGGCCCAAGGGCTGATGCCCTCCTCGCTGGTGCTCACCCTCCTCGGCTTGGTGGTGGCTACCCTGGGGGTTCGCTGCTGGCAGGAAGAGCCACGGCACCTGCTGGCCGGagtggcagggctggtgctgcttcTCTCAGGGCTGATGAGCCTTGTGCCCGCCTCCTGGTACACCCATGAGCTATGGGCACTGCCAGCAACACCTGGCAGCACACTGGTTGTAGGCTACAGCTTGGTGCTGAGCTACTTGGGAAGCTGTCTGGAGATCTTGGGGGGGCTGGCCCTTGCCCTCAGCTTCCACCACTGCTGCAAGGAGCACAGGACTCCCAAACTGTCCCCCAGTTCTGTGCTGGAGCCTGGGCCATGCTCCACCATTGGAGCTTACAGCAATCCCTGGGACGTGCTGAAGGATGAGCAAGATGGACAGCACTGGAGAAACACTCCACCTTGTGATTCAGACTTGTag